The genomic stretch TTGGTGATTTTCCACCTAATTCTAGTGTAACTGGAATAATATTTTGCGAAGCATATTGCATAATTAAACGCCCTGTCGTCGTTTCTCCTGTAAACGCTACCTTCCCAATTCGCGGGTTCGATGCCAATGGTTTCCCTGCTTCTACTCCAAATCCATTCACAATGTTTAACACGCCTTTTGGTAATAAATCTTGAATTAATTCTACTAAAACTAAAATAGAAGTTGGCGTTTGTTCTGCAGGTTTTAATACAAGACAATTTCCTGCTGCAAGCGCTGGGGCGATTTTCCATGCTGCCATTAAAATAGGAAAGTTCCATGGAATAATTTGTCCAACCACCCCGATTGGCTCTTTGAAATGATACGCCACTGTATCATTATCAATTTGAGAAATCGTTCCTTCTTCTGCACGTATCACACCAGCAAAATAACGAAAATGATCAATCGTAAGCGGAATATCTGCATGTAACGTTTCTCGAACTGCTTTTCCGTTGTCCCACGTTTCTGCAACCGCTAATGTTTCTATATTTTCTTCTAACCGATCAGCAATACGGTGCAGAATTAAAGATCTTTCGCTTGGCGATACTTTTGCCCACTCATCTTTTGCAGCATGAGCCGCATCAAGCGCCAATTCAATATCTTCCGCACTAGAACGAGCAACACGACAAAAGGTTTTTCCCGTAACAGGTGTAATATTTTCAAAGTATTGCCCTTTTACCGGTGCTACCCATTCACCATTAATAAAGTTTTCATATTGCGCTTTAAATTGGACTTTACTACCCGGTTGATTTGGAAATGCATACGTCACTTTTTTCCCCTCCCATATTCTCAAAAGCTAGAGCTACTTTTCTTTTTTATAATGCAGCTTCAATTATTGCTTTTACGTCTTCGATGGTTGCTTTTCTTGGATTTGTTAACATCGTGGCATCTTTCATCGCATGATTAGCAAGTAATTCAACATCTACTTTTTCCACACCTAATTCCGTAAAGTTTTCTGGAATCCCAACATCATATGCTAATAATTCAATCGCCTCAATCGCAAGCTCTGCAGCTTCTCGATTCGGAACACCTGCCACATTTTCGCCTAATGCCCATGCAATATCGACAAAACGGTCCACTTTTGCAATTAAGTTATAACGACAAACGTGCG from Massilibacterium senegalense encodes the following:
- a CDS encoding aldehyde dehydrogenase family protein, with the translated sequence MTYAFPNQPGSKVQFKAQYENFINGEWVAPVKGQYFENITPVTGKTFCRVARSSAEDIELALDAAHAAKDEWAKVSPSERSLILHRIADRLEENIETLAVAETWDNGKAVRETLHADIPLTIDHFRYFAGVIRAEEGTISQIDNDTVAYHFKEPIGVVGQIIPWNFPILMAAWKIAPALAAGNCLVLKPAEQTPTSILVLVELIQDLLPKGVLNIVNGFGVEAGKPLASNPRIGKVAFTGETTTGRLIMQYASQNIIPVTLELGGKSPNIIFEDVMLEDDDFLDKTIEGMVLFALNQGEVCTCPSRALIQESIYEKFMERALKRIEEIKLGNPLDLETMMGAQASNEQMNKILSYIDIGKAEGAECLIGGERNVP